AGACCGTCGTCGTGAAGGTGGACGGCCGGCTGGCGATGGCGGTGCTGCCCGCCTCGTCGAGGGTGATCCTCGACCTGCTGCGGCAGGCGACCGGCGCCAAGAACGTCGAGCTCGCGACGGAGCGTGAGTTCGCCGATCGGTTCCCCGGCTGCGAGCTGGGCGCGATGCCGCCCTTCGGCAACCTCTACGACATGGACGTCTTCGTCGAGGAGCGGCTCGCGAATGACGAGGAGATCGCCTTCAACGCGGGCACGTACACCGAGGTGATCAAGCTCGCCTACCAGGACTACCAGCGGCTGGTGAAGCCGAAGGTCCTCAAGTTCGCGACGACGCACTGAGGCCTTGAC
The nucleotide sequence above comes from Gemmatimonadales bacterium. Encoded proteins:
- a CDS encoding YbaK/EbsC family protein; protein product: MPVQRLKEFLDANGVKYVEISHSPGYTAQELAAAAHVPGKEWAKTVVVKVDGRLAMAVLPASSRVILDLLRQATGAKNVELATEREFADRFPGCELGAMPPFGNLYDMDVFVEERLANDEEIAFNAGTYTEVIKLAYQDYQRLVKPKVLKFATTH